Within Theileria orientalis strain Shintoku DNA, chromosome 4, complete genome, the genomic segment CCAAGGTGCCTGTAGAACAGGTTGACAACGAGTTAGTTGAAGAGGCACCCGAAGAGATAGTTGATAACAAGGTCCCTGCAGAACCGGTTGTTATCAAGTTAGCCGAAGAGCCAGTTGATGAAGAGGCAGGGGAGGAGGCAGAAGTGTTGTCAGATAACAGCATGGATCAGTTGTATGATGCGAGTACACCAGAGTTGACGAAGATTTACTTTAAAAACTTTGGATGCAGCCACAACATATCGGACGGAGAGTATATGCTAGGGCTGCTGGTGGAGTACGGATACAAGATAGTCGATACCATGGAAAAGAGCCACCTCGTTATCATCAACAGCTGCACAGTAAAGGGGCCGAGCGAGGAGGCCATGGTAACCATGATAAAGTCGGCGGTTATGTCGTACCTGCCAGTCGTAGTGTCAGGGTGCGTGCCACAGGCGGACCAGAACAACCCGGTGTTCAACAACCCGCTGATATCACTCCTGGGGATTACGCAGATCGACAGTGAGTTCAAGTTACACAGATGATAGAATAGACAGATATGAGTAGCACAGGATACTAACATAGAATAGTAGTGACAAAGATAAACAATGAGTAGGAATCGTGGAGGTGGTCGAGAACAGTTTGCAGGGAAATAAAATGGTGTTGCTGGAAAAGAAGGATTTGCCGCGGTTGGATCTGCCGAAGATAAGGAGGAACAAGCTGATAGAGATCATTCCACTCTCGACGGGGTGTCTGGGCTCGTGCACATTCTGTAAAACGAAGCACTCGAGGTACGTTCTCAGTTAAGTATTAGTAAGGCCAGTGGAATTTGATAATAGCTACTagttattgtatttattagtttagTGCTATTTActgattatttttttatatattagttttatacaatattttgAATATGCATATAATCAAATGgcttttatattaattattttgttattaaaacaagTTAAAAGATGCTAAATACATGTCTAGAGGGGTGCTGGGAAGCTACGATATCGAGATCATTCTCGATAGAGTTGAGAGCTGCGTCAACGAGGGAGTTAAGGAGATATGGCTAACCTCGGAGGATTTGGGCGCATACGGAATTGACATTGGGACGAACCTGGTAACACTGCTGAGGTCGATAGTACAAGTGCTGCCTCAGGGCACAATGCTGAGGTACGGAACAGATGCAAATTTATAGTAGTATAAGTGGTATTGGCATAACCACTGACACATATACCAGTAGTTAGACCTACATTGGAAATACTATGAGTAATTACATTAACACTTAAATAGTACGAGTAGTTACATTAACACTTAAATAGTACGAGTAGTTACATTAACACTTAAATAGTACGAGTAGCTACATTAACACTTAAATAGTACGAGTAGCTACATTAACACTTAAATAGTACGAGTAGTTACACTAACACTTAAATAGTACGAGTAGTTACACTAACATTGGAAatcttatattttttttttaGGCTGGGAATGTCGAATCCACCTTTTATAAAGAAGTACATCGATGAGATATGCGAGATTCTGCTCCACGATAACGTGTACGAGTTCATACACATCCCAGTGCAGAGTTTCAGCAACTcggtgctgaagaagatgaacaGGGAGTACAAGGTGGAGGAGTTTTTGCACTTGGTGAAGACGATAAGGACGAAGGTGCCCAACTGCATGATAGCGACTGACGTCATATCAGGCTTTCCAACGGAAAAGCCAGAGCACCACATGGCCACGAGGAATatgctggaggagctgaagctgcCGGTAGTGAACATATCACAGTACTACGCACGCAAAGGTATGAGTAAAGCCTATTAACTATATGAGGTGGCACGGCTGCCTAACGACAACCTTATATAACATTCCAAAATAGCCACCATAGTTaagatatataaataacactTAAAACAAGTACAAGTAACCATTCTAAATAACTGTTCAGGTACAATCGCTTGTAAGATGAAACAGATTCCGAGCAAGGTGCGCAAAGGCAGGACCAGAGACATAACGAACGTGTTCATGTCGTACGAGACGAACTCGAAGTACAAGGGCCAGGTGATCAAGGTGTACTTCAACCAGATCAACTGCCACTATCAGCTGATAGGACACGACAAGCACTACGTGAAGGTGATGTTGGTGTTGCAGGTGAGGCACCGCGTCATAACCAAATCTAACACcaaaaaaaagaagagtAAACGTAGAAATGCCACCAACAACGGTATCACTGACGCTATTACTAACGGTATTACTAATGGCATCATCGTTGGAACCAGCAATGGCATCACTAATGGTATTACTAATGGTATCAGCAGTGCACTCAGCCAAATGACCGTTAGCCGCAGTAGCAGTGGGAGCATTGACAGTGCAGGCACCGCTAACAGCTGTAACTGCACTTGTAAGAGGTGTACTAATAGCACTGCAAGAGCAGCCAATGGTAACACTGCTATCGACCTCAACGGCAAGGGCGACAATGTGAACGGTGCCATTAACAACGGTAACACTGCCAACAAGGGTAACAACGTAGTCACCAATGGTAGCGGTGTCATCAGCAACGGTATTAACGCTACCAAGGGTAACAACGTCAATGGCACCATTACCAACGGTGTCACCAGCAACGGTAACACTGCCAACAAGGGTAACAACGTCAATGGCACCATTACCAACGGTGTCACCAGCAACGTCAATGGCAGCAATGGCGACAGCATCACAGGCACCGATGGCAGCCACAACGACCTCGGTATCAGCGACAACGACAGCAGTGACGGTTATCTGTCGGATGCTATGCTGGAGAGTACCCCCAACATCTTCCGCGAAGGGAACTTTTCAACCATGGATAGCAGGCACCTCACGGATAAGTACTTTGGCACTGTGCAATACGTCAAGGTAGTCAAAACTACTAAGTGGCACCTTGAGGGGATCATcgtgtaaattataaccttttaatttgtatactatatatatatatgtgcgCAGGTAGACACTCATACATTCATGTCGCAATCGGAAGTGTACGCACATGGCACAGATGCAGATGTTGACACCGTGCaagtaaatatgtgtgCGGGCGCACGATTAATGCTCAGCATTAGATTAGGAATTTAACAGCTTGACCCTTTTGATGTTGAAAACATATTCTACGCCCCTTTTGAAGGACAAGGCCACGTTGTCGTCGAAGAGCACCTTGTACGAGTCACTGAAAACATTGATTAAATGCTTGAATCAAATAGGTAGCTGaaacaataatttaaaagacAGAGTGTATAACTGTGGATACGGATGACATAGCTGCGTAGTTCTATTGTTTGCGGTTACCCTAGGTAGTTGAAGTAGGCCACTTGATTGTGGTTGTTGAACTGGTAGTTCAGCGAGTCCTGCACCTCGCTGGGGAAGGGCGTCCACTTGTCCAGCTGGATGTACCACGTGTGCTGGTTGTAGCCGTGCATCAGGCTCGGGTCGTCAACCAGCTTATCGCCCTCGAGTTTCCACTCGACCATGCCTAGCCCAGGTGGCTGCACCCTTTCGAGGTACTTCTCGTCCTCGGCATCGTACTCGTACTCAAACTCGTCACTTGTGCTATCGGCGTCTGCCTCGTCAGCTTTGTCGGAGTCCGAATTGACATCGTTGGCCGTAGGGATGACATTAGCATTGGCACTAGTCTCAGCGTTGGCATTTGCATTGCCTTTAGCATTAGTGATAGCAATAGTCTCAAGATTGACATTAGCACTGCTATCAGCATTAGCATTGGCAATGGCATTAGTACTGGCACTAGCGGTGGCCTTATCGGACACATTCCTGGAGTTGGCAAATGTATTGTACCTACTGATGTGTTTTGTCATCTGCGCGCCCTTAAACCTCTTTATAAACGAATTTGCGTCCACGAGCCTCCTGTCTGTCACTTCGAACAGGTCCTTGGTGCTCAACAGTATCGTTTCCGTGGCCTGAAAGCAGTTAATTGAGATTGATACCCACGCCACTTACTGGGTTCACGTATTTTACTTCCGCCAGAATCGACTTGGGATAGTCTATCAAGTGCTGCTTGTAATTCTCCGGGTTCATGTCTCTGACGTGCAGAATCCCCTCCAAACATCCAAACTAAGCATAGCGTTTAACAGTGTTGGCTTACCTTGATTACTACGTAATAGGGCGTGTACTCCTTCACGTTGCCCTTCACTATGTCTCCTTTCCTCAGGTTCATCATTTGCATTCTCTTCAACGCCTTTTTTGTAGACAGAATTGGTATTTGATTTGCGAATTCGTACGATGAGAACGTCGCCGGCACTATCTTTCCGACCAGGTTTATGTCATACACTCTGGCCTTAcctttgtaaattttactcAACTCCAGTATTGGTATGAAGGCTATTTCACCGAACTCGTTCTTTTTCTTCATGTTTTCCGTAATATACATATCAAATGAATCAGACTCGTCTTCGTTACCATTCTCCTCCATTTTATCTTTGTCTTCTCCATCGCCTGCCTTCTCAACGCCCTCTCCGCCTTTCATCTCTCGTGTGTTAGTGCCATCTGAAG encodes:
- a CDS encoding uncharacterized protein (Osjnba0088k19.13 protein) — protein: MQGTKLRGPIVACALLGVVCVSSIAYYFYNRRKKRSLLDRLKQAYTGDHGFFDNDDSLEQEESYDLPEPSEYSDYLIVQATNQDNQLTATSLDKGSKYDDFEEVAYIEDVSDEGRSNKGYKILANKAVSKSRPNAPNHTQEADRSNRSSDNTKKETSDEWTLIDDYTNIDGSAEELVYVESTNNTFSEEVDVQKDKSVPLACEEIVVSSENVDCCNSSCGTDECCHTNPLDNCNSENGLIEEALSTDPVDTKVPEDPIEEVPEQLVDNEVTEESVDTKVPEQLVDDNEVPEELVDDNEVPEEPVDIKLPEQLVDDNEVPEDESPEQLGDIEVPVESVDEELPGEILDVDLFVEQVDGELLGEILGTNLLVEQVDVEVPEEQVDTKVPVEQVDNELVEEAPEEIVDNKVPAEPVVIKLAEEPVDEEAGEEAEVLSDNSMDQLYDASTPELTKIYFKNFGCSHNISDGEYMLGLLVEYGYKIVDTMEKSHLVIINSCTVKGPSEEAMVTMIKSAVMSYLPVVVSGCVPQADQNNPVFNNPLISLLGITQIDRIVEVVENSLQGNKMVLLEKKDLPRLDLPKIRRNKLIEIIPLSTGCLGSCTFCKTKHSRGVLGSYDIEIILDRVESCVNEGVKEIWLTSEDLGAYGIDIGTNLVTLLRSIVQVLPQGTMLRLGMSNPPFIKKYIDEICEILLHDNVYEFIHIPVQSFSNSVLKKMNREYKVEEFLHLVKTIRTKVPNCMIATDVISGFPTEKPEHHMATRNMLEELKLPVVNISQYYARKGTIACKMKQIPSKVRKGRTRDITNVFMSYETNSKYKGQVIKVYFNQINCHYQLIGHDKHYVKVMLVHLTDKYFGTVQYVKVVKTTKWHLEGIIV